The following are from one region of the Magallana gigas chromosome 6, xbMagGiga1.1, whole genome shotgun sequence genome:
- the LOC136269571 gene encoding amino acid transporter heavy chain SLC3A1-like isoform X2, translating into MEDFVELRKVTKERKMRLIMDFIPNHTGKQSQWFSKSQKKEGKYTDYYIWTTCDPQTYRHDLMVIGRGAWTYDDTRKECYFHQLESDKPDLNLRSADVRQELESILRFWLDKGVDGFHVQDFQHLYEDEVLGNGTLVNRKTDSEHKDLNRIRTSDNLNYPKLLKAWKTVLESYNTKPGREKALIVTAKDDLNTTMEYFDAGVTIVRVTPLSDSGASFAERIETKLKDANSKRIGWMYGDKYSSRLTNSLVGPVQIKALLTLQATLPGAPFNYYGNEIGMTDHPTLSAPNKYRTPMQ; encoded by the exons ATGGAAGACTTTGTAGAACTTCGTAAGGTCACTAAAGAGAGGAAaa TGCGACTGATCATGGACTTCATCCCAAACCACACAGGAAAACAAAGCCAGTGGTTCTCAAAGAGTCAAAAGAAAGAAGGAAAATATACTGACTATTACATCTGGACCACCTGTGATCCACAGACATATCGCCATGActta ATGGTTATAGGAAGAGGAGCGTGGACGTATGACGACACCAGAAAGGAGTGCTACTTCCATCAGTTGGAGAGTGATAAGCCAGACCTGAACCTCAGGAGTGCAGACGTCAGACAGGAACTTGAG AGCATCTTGCGTTTCTGGTTAGACAAAGGGGTGGATGGTTTTCATGTTCAGGATTTTCAGCATCTGTACGAGGACGAAGTCCTGGGAAATGGCACTCTTGTTAATAGGAAGACAGACAGT GAGCACAAAGACTTAAATCGCATTCGGACCAGCGATAATCTGAATTATCCCAAGTTGCTTAAAGCCTGGAAGACTGTGTTGGAGTCGTACAATACCAAGCCAGGCAGAGAAAAGGCTCTTATTGTGACGGCTAAAGATGATCTGAACACAACCATGGAGTACTTTGATGCAGGAGTCACCATTGTACGAGTCACACCATTGTCTGACAGTGGTGCTTCATTTGCTGAACGCATAGAGACCAAACTAAAAGATGCCAATTCCAAGAGAATCGGATGGATG tatGGTGACAAATATTCCAGTCGATTAACCAACAGTTTGGTTGGCCCAGTACAAATTAAAGCTTTGTTGACCCTACAAGCCACTTTGCCTGGAGCCCCATTTAACTACTACGGGAATGAGATCGGAATGACTGACCACCCCACACTGTCTGCACCTAACAAGTACAGGACACCAATGCAGTGA
- the LOC105341826 gene encoding amino acid transporter heavy chain SLC3A1 produces the protein MTHLSNEDELEKTKFINGREQQDFSRSVDETRLAKKGWKKLRLILLVGFLVGLTLLIAIVVIIVLAPKHPYRPDLKWYDKNIVYEILPECFQDSSFKNVYIKKGDGVGDLKGILACLDYLKDIGSKVLYINSIYESNDEDHKAIVNHTKIDEIYGSMEDFVELRKVTKEMKMRLIMDFIPNHTGKQSQWFLKSQKKEGKYTDYFIWTTCDPQTYRHDLMVIGGGAWTYDGTRKECYFHQLESDKPDLNLRSADVRQELESILRFWLDKGVDGFHVQDFQHLYEDEILGNGTLVNGKTDSYAKLLKAWKSVLESYNTKPGREKALIVTAKDDLNTTVEYFDAGVTIVRVTPLSESGASLTESNTSLAERMETKLKIANSNLKRIGWMYGDKYSSRLTNSLDGPVQIKALLTLQATLPGVPFNYYGNEIGMNDHPTLSAPKKYRTPMQWNSTGTGFSQNTPWVDRNPDYITVNVETENAIGDDYTTLKVYKRLQELRENESFQWGKMSVYRDGDLLMYTRKADGFPGYLVAINLGTSKVTESFHAATGIPKEVKVVFHTHKDDNSAISLSDTSYILDPSLPLFWNINKIL, from the exons ATGACACATTTATCCAACGAAGATGAATTGGAAAAGACTAAATTTATCAATGGAAGAGAACAGCAAGATTTCAGCAGATCAGTTGACGAAACGAGACTGGCTAAGAAAGGATGGAAGAAGTTGAGGCTGATCCTCCTCGTCGGATTTTTGGTGGGATTGACTTTGTTGATTGCCATTGTGGTCATTATAGTCCTGGCTCCAAAACATCCTTACCGACCCGACCTAAAATGGTACGACAAGAACATTGTGTACGAAATCCTGCCAGAATGTTTCCAagattcaagttttaaaaatgtttacattaaaaagGGAGATGGAGTTGGGGACCTCAAAG gAATTTTGGCTTGTTTGGATTACCTGAAGGATATTGGTAGCAAAGTCCTATACATCAACTCAATATATGAAAGCAATGACGAGGATCATAAAGCAATTGTCAATCatacaaaaattgatgaaatatatGGCTCTATGGAAGACTTTGTAGAACTTCGTAAAGTCACTAAAGAGATGAAaa TGCGACTGATCATGGACTTCATCCCAAACCACACAGGAAAACAAAGCCAGTGGTTCTTAAAGAGTCAAAAGAAAGAAGGAAAATATACTGACTATTTCATCTGGACCACCTGTGATCCACAGACGTACCGCCATGACTTA ATGGTAATAGGTGGAGGAGCGTGGACGTATGACGGCACCAGAAAGGAGTGCTACTTCCATCAGTTGGAGAGCGACAAGCCAGATCTAAACCTCAGGAGCGCAGACGTCAGACAGGAACTTGAG agcATCTTGCGTTTCTGGTTAGACAAAGGAGTGGATGGTTTTCATGTTCAGGATTTTCAACATCTCTACGAGGACGAAATCCTGGGAAATGGCACTCTTGTTAATGGGAAGACAGACAGT TATGCCAAGTTGCTTAAAGCCTGGAAGTCTGTGTTGGAGTCGTACAATACCAAGCCAGGCAGAGAAAAGGCTCTTATTGTGACGGCCAAAGATGACCTGAACACAACCGTGGAGTACTTTGATGCAGGAGTCACCATTGTACGAGTCACCCCATTGTCCGAGAGTGGCGCTTCATTGACTGAGAGCAATACTTCATTGGCTGAACGCATGGAAACCAAGCTGAAAATTGCCAACTCCAATTTGAAGAGAATCGGATGGATG taTGGTGACAAATATTCCAGTCGATTAACCAACAGTTTGGATGGCCCAGTACAAATTAAAGCTTTGTTGACTCTACAAGCCACTCTGCCCGGAGTCCCATTTAACTACTATGGGAACGAGATCGGAATGAATGACCACCCCACACTGTCTGCACCTAAGAAGTACAGAACACCAATGCAATGGAACTCTACAGGAACAGGATTCTCCCAGAATACTCCATGGGTGGATCGAAATCCTGACTACATTACAGTCAATGTTGAG ACTGAAAATGCCATTGGAGATGATTACACCACACTTAAGGTGTACAAAAGGCTTCAGGAGCTGAGAGAGAATGAGTCCTTCCAGTGGGGAAAGATGAGTGTGTATAGAGATGGAGACCTCCTGATGTACACCAGAAAGGCCGATGGATTCCCGGGTTACCTGGTGGCCATTAACCTCGGAACCAGTAAGGTGACCGAATCTTTCCATGCAGCCACCGGAATTCCCAAGGAAGTCAAGGTGGTCTTCCATACTCACAAGGACGACAACAGCGCCATCAGTTTGTCGGATACTTCCTACATACTGGATCCAAGTCTGCC
- the LOC136276514 gene encoding amino acid transporter heavy chain SLC3A1-like, whose protein sequence is MKHLFNEDELEKTKFINGREQQDFSISVDETRLGKKGWKKLRLILLLVGFLVGWTLLITAVVIIVLAPKHPYRPDLKWYDKNIVYEILPESFKDSSFKNVYTKKGDGVGDLKGILACLDYLKDIGSKVLYINSIYESNDEDHKAIVNHTKIDEIYGSMEDFVELRKVTKEMKMRLIMDFIPNHTGKQSQWFLKSQKKEGKYTDYFIWTTCDPQTYRHDLMVIGGGAWTYDDTRKECYFHQLESDKPDLNLRSADVRQELESILRFWLDKGVDGFHVQDFQHLYEDEILGNGTLVNGKTDSYAKLLKAWKSVLESYNTKPGREKALIVTAKDDLNTTVEYFDAGVTIVRVTPLSESGASLTESNTSLAERMETKLKNANSNLKRIGWMYGDKYSSRLTNSLDGPVQIKALLTLQATLPGVPFNYYGNEIGMNDHPTLSAPKKYRTPMQWNSTGTGFSQNTPWVDRNPDYITVNVETENAIGDDYTTLKVYKRLQELRCNESFQWGKMSVYRDGDLLMYTRKADGFPGYLVAINLGTSKVTESFHAATGIPKEVKVVFHTHKDDNSAISLSDTSYILDPSHAVVLEYQ, encoded by the exons ATGAAACATTTATTCAACGAAGATGAATTGGAAAAGACTAAATTTATCAATGGAAGAGAACAGCAAGATTTCAGCATATCAGTTGACGAAACGAGACTGGGTAAGAAAGGATGGAAGAAGTTGAGGCTGATCCTCCTCCTCGTCGGATTTTTGGTGGGATGGACTTTGTTGATTACTGCTGTAGTCATTATAGTCCTGGCTCCAAAACATCCTTACCGACCCGACCTAAAATGGTACGACAAGAATATTGTGTACGAAATCCTGCCTGAATCTTTCAAagattcaagttttaaaaatgtttacactAAAAAGGGAGATGGAGTTGGGGACCTCAAAG GAATTTTGGCTTGTTTGGATTACCTGAAGGATATTGGTAGCAAAGTCCTATACATCAACTCAATATATGAAAGCAATGACGAGGATCATAAAGCAATTGTCAATCatacaaaaattgatgaaatatatGGCTCTATGGAAGACTTTGTAGAACTTCGTAAAGTCACTAAAGAGATGAAaa TGCGACTGATCATGGACTTCATCCCAAACCACACAGGAAAACAAAGCCAGTGGTTCTTAAAGAGTCAAAAGAAAGAAGGAAAATATACTGACTATTTCATCTGGACCACCTGTGATCCACAGACGTACCGCCATGACTTA ATGGTTATAGGTGGAGGAGCGTGGACGTATGACGACACCAGAAAGGAGTGCTACTTCCATCAGTTGGAGAGCGACAAGCCAGATCTAAACCTCAGGAGCGCAGACGTCAGACAGGAACTTGAG AGCATCTTGCGTTTCTGGTTAGACAAAGGAGTGGATGGTTTTCATGTTCAGGATTTTCAGCATCTCTACGAGGACGAAATCCTGGGAAATGGCACTCTTGTTAATGGGAAGACAGACAGT TATGCCAAGTTGCTTAAAGCCTGGAAGTCTGTGTTGGAGTCGTACAATACCAAGCCAGGCAGAGAAAAGGCTCTTATTGTGACGGCCAAAGATGACCTGAACACAACCGTGGAGTACTTTGATGCAGGAGTCACCATTGTACGAGTCACCCCATTGTCCGAGAGTGGCGCTTCATTGACTGAGAGCAATACTTCATTGGCTGAACGCATGGAAACCAAGCTGAAAAATGCCAACTCCAATTTGAAGAGAATCGGATGGATG taTGGTGACAAATATTCCAGTCGATTAACCAACAGTTTGGATGGCCCAGTACAAATTAAAGCTTTGTTGACTCTACAAGCCACCCTGCCCGGAGTCCCATTTAACTACTATGGGAACGAGATCGGAATGAATGACCACCCCACACTGTCTGCACCTAAGAAGTACAGAACACCAATGCAATGGAACTCTACAGGAACAGGATTCTCCCAGAATACTCCATGGGTGGATCGAAATCCTGACTACATTACAGTCAATGTTGAG ACTGAAAATGCTATTGGAGATGATTACACCACACTTAAGGTGTACAAAAGGCTTCAGGAACTGAGGTGTAATGAGTCCTTCCAGTGGGGAAAGATGAGTGTGTATAGAGATGGAGACCTCCTGATGTACACCAGAAAGGCCGATGGATTCCCGGGATACCTGGTGGCCATTAACCTCGGAACCAGTAAGGTGACCGAATCTTTCCATGCAGCCACCGGAATTCCCAAGGAAGTCAAGGTGGTCTTCCATACTCACAAGGACGACAACAGCGCCATCAGTTTGTCGGATACTTCCTATATACTGGATCCAAGTCATGCAGTAGTTTTGGAATATcaataa
- the LOC136269571 gene encoding amino acid transporter heavy chain SLC3A1-like isoform X1: MEDFVELRKVTKERKMRLIMDFIPNHTGKQSQWFSKSQKKEGKYTDYYIWTTCDPQTYRHDLVIHMVIGRGAWTYDDTRKECYFHQLESDKPDLNLRSADVRQELESILRFWLDKGVDGFHVQDFQHLYEDEVLGNGTLVNRKTDSEHKDLNRIRTSDNLNYPKLLKAWKTVLESYNTKPGREKALIVTAKDDLNTTMEYFDAGVTIVRVTPLSDSGASFAERIETKLKDANSKRIGWMYGDKYSSRLTNSLVGPVQIKALLTLQATLPGAPFNYYGNEIGMTDHPTLSAPNKYRTPMQ, translated from the exons ATGGAAGACTTTGTAGAACTTCGTAAGGTCACTAAAGAGAGGAAaa TGCGACTGATCATGGACTTCATCCCAAACCACACAGGAAAACAAAGCCAGTGGTTCTCAAAGAGTCAAAAGAAAGAAGGAAAATATACTGACTATTACATCTGGACCACCTGTGATCCACAGACATATCGCCATGActtagttatacat ATGGTTATAGGAAGAGGAGCGTGGACGTATGACGACACCAGAAAGGAGTGCTACTTCCATCAGTTGGAGAGTGATAAGCCAGACCTGAACCTCAGGAGTGCAGACGTCAGACAGGAACTTGAG AGCATCTTGCGTTTCTGGTTAGACAAAGGGGTGGATGGTTTTCATGTTCAGGATTTTCAGCATCTGTACGAGGACGAAGTCCTGGGAAATGGCACTCTTGTTAATAGGAAGACAGACAGT GAGCACAAAGACTTAAATCGCATTCGGACCAGCGATAATCTGAATTATCCCAAGTTGCTTAAAGCCTGGAAGACTGTGTTGGAGTCGTACAATACCAAGCCAGGCAGAGAAAAGGCTCTTATTGTGACGGCTAAAGATGATCTGAACACAACCATGGAGTACTTTGATGCAGGAGTCACCATTGTACGAGTCACACCATTGTCTGACAGTGGTGCTTCATTTGCTGAACGCATAGAGACCAAACTAAAAGATGCCAATTCCAAGAGAATCGGATGGATG tatGGTGACAAATATTCCAGTCGATTAACCAACAGTTTGGTTGGCCCAGTACAAATTAAAGCTTTGTTGACCCTACAAGCCACTTTGCCTGGAGCCCCATTTAACTACTACGGGAATGAGATCGGAATGACTGACCACCCCACACTGTCTGCACCTAACAAGTACAGGACACCAATGCAGTGA